From a single Nymphaea colorata isolate Beijing-Zhang1983 chromosome 4, ASM883128v2, whole genome shotgun sequence genomic region:
- the LOC116252928 gene encoding probable E3 ubiquitin-protein ligase XBOS32, with amino-acid sequence MRFLSMMGNSFGCSASGERLVSAAREGDFQEAKALLECNPRLGRYSTFGVRNSPLHYSAAQGHHEIVSLLLESGVDSNLRNYRGQTALMQACHHGHWKVVLTLILYKANIHKTDCLNGFTALHFAAVNGHPRCIRLLLADYIPSVAGTWDVIKTNSSTDASNVALEESELSRIINKAADGGITALHMAALHGHVECVQFLLDLGASVSKVTVEDGTTIDLIGAGSTPLHYAACGGNAQCCQVLVSRGASLTAENANGWTPLLVARLWNRHWLEGVLSKHPESRQSTTPSPYLSIPLMSIIKIARECGWRTSDALPTCGDPCSVCLERNCSVSAEGCGHELCTQCALYLCCTNSTPTASSGSPGSISCPFCRQGIVSFTKLRGTYRIKEAGRPSLSLSLCTTFSGEPAEPGPLQSKPYRSDFTCTRISPFSSSSFRSLSGQRFGSMKLNTSFCMGGSETCPSLVPCSDRRVQNQMGLRTVLQRSASHIENRRSGDWLPLN; translated from the exons ATGCGGTTCCTAAGCATGATGGGCAATTCCTTCGGTTGCTCGGCTTCCGGAGAGCGTCTGGTTTCCGCCGCGAGAGAAGGAGACTTTCAGGAAGCAAAGGCTTTACTGGAATGCAATCCCCGACTTGGTAGATACTCGACTTTCGGGGTTCGCAATTCACCCCTGCATTACTCGGCTGCTCAGGGACACCATGAG ATTGTTTCGCTTTTGCTGGAATCCGGGGTGGACTCAAATCTCAGGAACTATCGTGGGCAG ACAGCACTAATGCAGGCGTGTCACCATGGTCACTGGAAAGTCGTTCTGACCCTCATCCTTTACAAAGCCAAT attcataaaacagaTTGTCTCAACGGATTCACTGCCCTTCATTTTGCTGCAGTGAATGGGCATCCCCGTTGTATCAGGCTCCTCCTTGCCGACTATATTCCTAGTGTGGCAGGAACTTGGGATGTTATAAAGACAAATTCATCAACAGATGCATCTAATGTGGCATTGGAAGAGAG CGAACTATCCAGAATCATTAATAAAGCCGCAGATGGTGGAATAACTGCACTTCATATGGCCGCATTACATGGACATGTTGAGTGTGTGCAGTTTCTTTTGGATCTGGGAGCCTCTGTTTCTAAGGTGACTGTAGAAGATGGGACAACAATTGACTTGATCG GCGCTGGAAGCACACCTCTTCATTATGCTGCTTGTGGAGGAAATGCACAGTGTTGTCAG GTATTGGTTTCTAGAGGTGCCAGCCTGACTGCTGAGAATGCGAATGG CTGGACACCATTGCTTGTTGCACGCTTGTGGAATAGGCATTGGCTTGAAGGAGTTCTAAGTAAGCATCCAGAAAGTAGGCAGTCCACTACTCCTTCACCATATTTATCGATTCCACTTATGAGCATCATAAAAATTGCTAG GGAATGTGGATGGAGGACTTCTGATGCACTACCCACATGTGGTGATCCTTGCTCTGTTTGTTTGGAAAGGAATTGTTCAGTGTCAGCAGAAG GCTGTGGGCATGAACTATGCACGCAATGTGCCCTGTACCTTTGTTGTACAAACAGTACGCCGACAGCATCATCTGGCTCCCCAGGTTCAATTTCATGCCCTTTTTGCCGGCAAGGAATAGTGTCATTCACCAAGCTACGAGGAACATATAGAATCAAGGAAGCTGGTCGACCAAGcctgtcactctctctctgcACAACGTTTTCAGGCGAACCAGCTGAACCTGGTCCGCTGCAGTCAAAACCATACAGATCTGACTTCACCTGCACCAGAATTTCACCATTTTCATCCTCATCTTTCCGTTCACTGAGCGGTCAGAGGTTTGGGTCTATGAAGCTGAATACCAGCTTTTGCATGGGTGGTTCGGAAACTTGTCCATCCTTGGTTCCTTGCAGTGATAGAAGAGTACAGAACCAAATGGGTTTGCGTACAGTGTTGCAGCGATCTGCTTCCCACATAGAGAATAGAAGATCAGGTGATTGGCTACCACTGAACTAG
- the LOC116252130 gene encoding uncharacterized protein LOC116252130, with the protein MASLCYSPPSLLPSPVARSPSPPSHLLRFSRHPFFTETTNALGHVAEVTDAHAHRSRCVLAAFSRSSSSTCRTTTQLQQEEIPHHAFDSVVIADAVSDSELWATARLRVECFYPLDPTVFAVEDQRRYLSEREFEALKERAAASRAGSNRVACINATIPLSELPKSFHDLRSKCKFSSGGEDRVVIGTLDLNQTMRLADELVGRRPEGIGADFARAYLSNVCVAKELQRKGIAYALMDRSKKIAREWGISDLYVHVAADNEAAKKLYGKSGFVYESDEPAWQARFLGRPRRILLWFGLSNT; encoded by the exons ATGGCATCTCTCTGTTACTCCCCGCCATCTCTGCTCCCCTCTCCTGTCGCTCGATCTCCTTCGCCTCCTTCCCACCTACTGAGGTTCTCCCGCCACCCCTTCTTCACAGAGACCACCAACGCCCTCGGCCATGTCGCAGAAGTAACAGACGCTCACGCCCATCGTTCTCGCTGCGTCCTTGCCGCCTTTTCCCGTAGTTCCTCGTCTACCTGCAGAACCACCACCCAGCTCCAACAAGAGGAAATTCCCCACCATGCCTTTGATTCCGTCGTCATCGCTGATGCCGTGTCCGACTCCGAATTGTGGGCCACTGCCCGCCTTCGCGTCGAGTGCTTCTACCCCCTCGATCCGACAGTCTTCGCTGTGGAG gATCAAAGACGGTACTTGTCAGAGAGAGAATTTGAAGCGCTCAAAGAACGTGCAGCTGCAAGCAGGGCAGGATCTAACAGAGTTGCATGCATAAATGCAACTATTCCATTGTCAGAGCTTCCAAAGTCATTTCATGATTTGCGTTCGAAATGCAAG TTCTCTAGTGGTGGAGAAGATCGAGTCGTTATTGGCACACTAGACCTTAACCAGACCATGAGGCTGGCAGATGAGTTAGTAGGAAGGAGGCCTGAG GGAATTGGAGCTGATTTTGCTAGGGCGTACTTGAGCAATGTATGTGTAGCCAAGGAGCTACAGAGGAAGGGTATTGCTTATGCCCTCATGGACAGGTCCAAGAAAATTGCCAGAGAATGGG gaaTTTCTGATCTTTATGTCCATGTAGCTGCGGATAATGAAGCAGCAAAGAAGTTATACGGCAAAAGTGGTTTTGTCTATGAAAGTGATGAGCCAGCATGGCAAGCAAGATTTCTAGGACGCCCTCGGCGAATTCTTCTATGGTTTGGCCTATCAAACACCTGA
- the LOC116253432 gene encoding VAN3-binding protein-like isoform X3: protein MDSSARVDGSALVPVPFESMDFLSRNYAIQVFREMPPASSHELQKPTAPFEENMLKKFGLQKERMGSVGQVDRNSVPPWKAEDLKSWISLQQMIHPELNLHRCFTKKWKLPRILHGQSIKAWLAEIKRNKKEESRLEKAELHAAISVAGVAAALAAVAAENVRNKSNYEPQRRKLHEEKEDGDQDGGRARDAVMASAAALVATQCVEVARSMGANKDQLGSMIESALAVKDAGDLITLTAAAATSLRGAATLRARAKANTASGKCGGKEMIQLLHHGNAQGINSDEAARQQDIIGFDFLRGRDLLARGSLLTVITEKRNCKLRLVSIILDRETKVLLRTRRTSKLNPFAITKERIIVDLHSWPQEEWVKEEDSPSLIVLETEEGIIKLEMNDDASYKLWSMTINHMLMLSSSYGGY from the exons ATGGATTCCAGTGCTAGAGTTGATGGGTCGGCGCTTGTTCCTGTCCCCTTCGAGTCAATGGACTTCCTTTCTCGAAATTACGCGATTCAAGTTTTCCGGGAGATGCCGCCGGCAAGTTCTCATGAATTGCAAAAGCCAACGGCGCCGTTCGAAGAAAACATGCTCAAGAAGTTCGGCCTTCAG AAAGAGAGAATGGGAAGCGTAGGACAAGTAGACCGCAATTCTGTTCCCCCGTGGAAAGCTGAAGATCTGAAG TCATGGATATCGCTACAGCAGATGATCCATCCAGAACTGAACCTCCACCGATGTTTCACCAAGAAATGG AAGCTTCCAAGAATACTTCATGGACAGTCAATAAAGGCGTGGCTGGCAGAGATAAAGAggaacaaaaaggaagaaagcagGCTAGAGAAAGCAGAACTGCATGCAGCCATATCAGTTGCAGGCGTCGCAGCTGCTCTTGCAGCCGTGGCAGCAGAAAATGTCAGAAACAAGAGCAACTATGAACCCCAACGAAGGAAATTacatgaagagaaagaagatggaGATCAAGATGGAGGCAGGGCCAGGGATGCAGTTATGGCTTCTGCTGCCGCTCTGGTTGCAACTCAATGTGTGGAAGTGGCTCGGTCAATGGGTGCCAATAAAGACCAACTGGGCTCGATGATAGAATCAGCCTTAGCGGTTAAAGATGCTGGAGACCTCATTACCCTGACTGCAGCAGCGGCTACAT CTTTGAGGGGGGCAGCTACACTGCGAGCAAGAGCAAAGGCAAACACGGCGAGTGGAAAATGTGGTGGAAAGGAGATGATTCAACTTCTTCATCACGGTAATGCTCAAGGAATCAACAGTGATGAAGCAGCAAGGCAGCAAGATATCATAGGCTTTGATTTCCTGAGGGGTAGAGACCTTCTTGCTCGTGGGTCTCTCCTCACTGTCATCACAGAGAAGA GAAACTGCAAACTGAGGCTTGTATCAATTATACTGGACAGGGAAACTAAG GTTTTACTCAGAACTCGAAGGACCAGCAAGCTCAACCCCTTTGCAATCACCAAAGAAA GGATCATAGTTGACTTACATTCCTGGCCGCAGGAAGAATGGGTCAAAGAGGAGGATTCCCCTTCTCTGATAGTCCTCGAAACAGAGGAAGGAATAATCAAGCTTGAAATGAATGATGATGCCAGCTACAAGCTGTGGTCAATGACGATTAATCATATGCTGATGCTTTCCAGTAGCTATGGCGGATATTGA
- the LOC116253432 gene encoding VAN3-binding protein-like isoform X2 has protein sequence MDSSARVDGSALVPVPFESMDFLSRNYAIQVFREMPPASSHELQKPTAPFEENMLKKFGLQQKERMGSVGQVDRNSVPPWKAEDLKSWISLQQMIHPELNLHRCFTKKWKLPRILHGQSIKAWLAEIKRNKKEESRLEKAELHAAISVAGVAAALAAVAAENVRNKSNYEPQRRKLHEEKEDGDQDGGRARDAVMASAAALVATQCVEVARSMGANKDQLGSMIESALAVKDAGDLITLTAAAATSLRGAATLRARAKANTASGKCGGKEMIQLLHHGNAQGINSDEAARQQDIIGFDFLRGRDLLARGSLLTVITEKRNCKLRLVSIILDRETKVLLRTRRTSKLNPFAITKERIIVDLHSWPQEEWVKEEDSPSLIVLETEEGIIKLEMNDDASYKLWSMTINHMLMLSSSYGGY, from the exons ATGGATTCCAGTGCTAGAGTTGATGGGTCGGCGCTTGTTCCTGTCCCCTTCGAGTCAATGGACTTCCTTTCTCGAAATTACGCGATTCAAGTTTTCCGGGAGATGCCGCCGGCAAGTTCTCATGAATTGCAAAAGCCAACGGCGCCGTTCGAAGAAAACATGCTCAAGAAGTTCGGCCTTCAG CAGAAAGAGAGAATGGGAAGCGTAGGACAAGTAGACCGCAATTCTGTTCCCCCGTGGAAAGCTGAAGATCTGAAG TCATGGATATCGCTACAGCAGATGATCCATCCAGAACTGAACCTCCACCGATGTTTCACCAAGAAATGG AAGCTTCCAAGAATACTTCATGGACAGTCAATAAAGGCGTGGCTGGCAGAGATAAAGAggaacaaaaaggaagaaagcagGCTAGAGAAAGCAGAACTGCATGCAGCCATATCAGTTGCAGGCGTCGCAGCTGCTCTTGCAGCCGTGGCAGCAGAAAATGTCAGAAACAAGAGCAACTATGAACCCCAACGAAGGAAATTacatgaagagaaagaagatggaGATCAAGATGGAGGCAGGGCCAGGGATGCAGTTATGGCTTCTGCTGCCGCTCTGGTTGCAACTCAATGTGTGGAAGTGGCTCGGTCAATGGGTGCCAATAAAGACCAACTGGGCTCGATGATAGAATCAGCCTTAGCGGTTAAAGATGCTGGAGACCTCATTACCCTGACTGCAGCAGCGGCTACAT CTTTGAGGGGGGCAGCTACACTGCGAGCAAGAGCAAAGGCAAACACGGCGAGTGGAAAATGTGGTGGAAAGGAGATGATTCAACTTCTTCATCACGGTAATGCTCAAGGAATCAACAGTGATGAAGCAGCAAGGCAGCAAGATATCATAGGCTTTGATTTCCTGAGGGGTAGAGACCTTCTTGCTCGTGGGTCTCTCCTCACTGTCATCACAGAGAAGA GAAACTGCAAACTGAGGCTTGTATCAATTATACTGGACAGGGAAACTAAG GTTTTACTCAGAACTCGAAGGACCAGCAAGCTCAACCCCTTTGCAATCACCAAAGAAA GGATCATAGTTGACTTACATTCCTGGCCGCAGGAAGAATGGGTCAAAGAGGAGGATTCCCCTTCTCTGATAGTCCTCGAAACAGAGGAAGGAATAATCAAGCTTGAAATGAATGATGATGCCAGCTACAAGCTGTGGTCAATGACGATTAATCATATGCTGATGCTTTCCAGTAGCTATGGCGGATATTGA
- the LOC116253432 gene encoding VAN3-binding protein-like isoform X1, with translation MDSSARVDGSALVPVPFESMDFLSRNYAIQVFREMPPASSHELQKPTAPFEENMLKKFGLQVRATYKERMGSVGQVDRNSVPPWKAEDLKSWISLQQMIHPELNLHRCFTKKWKLPRILHGQSIKAWLAEIKRNKKEESRLEKAELHAAISVAGVAAALAAVAAENVRNKSNYEPQRRKLHEEKEDGDQDGGRARDAVMASAAALVATQCVEVARSMGANKDQLGSMIESALAVKDAGDLITLTAAAATSLRGAATLRARAKANTASGKCGGKEMIQLLHHGNAQGINSDEAARQQDIIGFDFLRGRDLLARGSLLTVITEKRNCKLRLVSIILDRETKVLLRTRRTSKLNPFAITKERIIVDLHSWPQEEWVKEEDSPSLIVLETEEGIIKLEMNDDASYKLWSMTINHMLMLSSSYGGY, from the exons ATGGATTCCAGTGCTAGAGTTGATGGGTCGGCGCTTGTTCCTGTCCCCTTCGAGTCAATGGACTTCCTTTCTCGAAATTACGCGATTCAAGTTTTCCGGGAGATGCCGCCGGCAAGTTCTCATGAATTGCAAAAGCCAACGGCGCCGTTCGAAGAAAACATGCTCAAGAAGTTCGGCCTTCAGGTAAGAGCGACATAT AAAGAGAGAATGGGAAGCGTAGGACAAGTAGACCGCAATTCTGTTCCCCCGTGGAAAGCTGAAGATCTGAAG TCATGGATATCGCTACAGCAGATGATCCATCCAGAACTGAACCTCCACCGATGTTTCACCAAGAAATGG AAGCTTCCAAGAATACTTCATGGACAGTCAATAAAGGCGTGGCTGGCAGAGATAAAGAggaacaaaaaggaagaaagcagGCTAGAGAAAGCAGAACTGCATGCAGCCATATCAGTTGCAGGCGTCGCAGCTGCTCTTGCAGCCGTGGCAGCAGAAAATGTCAGAAACAAGAGCAACTATGAACCCCAACGAAGGAAATTacatgaagagaaagaagatggaGATCAAGATGGAGGCAGGGCCAGGGATGCAGTTATGGCTTCTGCTGCCGCTCTGGTTGCAACTCAATGTGTGGAAGTGGCTCGGTCAATGGGTGCCAATAAAGACCAACTGGGCTCGATGATAGAATCAGCCTTAGCGGTTAAAGATGCTGGAGACCTCATTACCCTGACTGCAGCAGCGGCTACAT CTTTGAGGGGGGCAGCTACACTGCGAGCAAGAGCAAAGGCAAACACGGCGAGTGGAAAATGTGGTGGAAAGGAGATGATTCAACTTCTTCATCACGGTAATGCTCAAGGAATCAACAGTGATGAAGCAGCAAGGCAGCAAGATATCATAGGCTTTGATTTCCTGAGGGGTAGAGACCTTCTTGCTCGTGGGTCTCTCCTCACTGTCATCACAGAGAAGA GAAACTGCAAACTGAGGCTTGTATCAATTATACTGGACAGGGAAACTAAG GTTTTACTCAGAACTCGAAGGACCAGCAAGCTCAACCCCTTTGCAATCACCAAAGAAA GGATCATAGTTGACTTACATTCCTGGCCGCAGGAAGAATGGGTCAAAGAGGAGGATTCCCCTTCTCTGATAGTCCTCGAAACAGAGGAAGGAATAATCAAGCTTGAAATGAATGATGATGCCAGCTACAAGCTGTGGTCAATGACGATTAATCATATGCTGATGCTTTCCAGTAGCTATGGCGGATATTGA